From the Xylella fastidiosa genome, the window CGTGCTTATACGTTATTTCCAACTGCAGCAGTGATTGGGATGTTGCTAGGGTTGGGCCAGTTGGCGGCTACCTCCGAGTTAACGGCGCTGCGTGCGCTGGGGGTCTCGCGCACGCGGTTGAGTCTGTCGGTGATGATGATGATTGGGATGGGCACTGGGCTGATGGTGCTGACTGGGGAGACGCTGGGTCCTTGGGCGCAAGCCCAAGCAGACATATTGAAGGCCAGTGCTAAGTACAAGAGCGATATGACCGGGGCGCGTTATTCCGGTTTTTGGGCGCGTGAGGGTGAGGTGTTTCTCAATGCGCGTAGTGGTGAGGAGAAACGCCTGGATAGCGGCGGCATCATGTTGATATTGCATGATGTGCGTTTGTATCAGTTGGCTGCCGATGGGCGGTTGCAAAGTATGACGCGTGCTGCTCGGGTGGAACATCATCAGGATGTTTGGATACTTCAGCAGGTGCAACGGGATACGTTCAGTGAACGTGGGGTGCAGCGTGAGACCTTCGACAGTTTGCCTTGGCGATCACGGCTTGATCCGGCGGTGCTTGCGGCGGGTTTGGCGAAGCCACGTAATCTGTCTGCGCACGAGCTTGTGCAAAGCATTGAGTACCGGCGCCGTAATCACTTGGATGCGCGCGATTTCGAGGGGCAGTACTGGAGTCGCTGGTTTTACCCGGTCAATGTGTTGGCGCTGTGTTTGGCAGCGATTCCGTTTTCTTTCGGTCTGCTACGTAGTGGCGGTATGGGTAAGCGGACGTTCTTAGGTATTTTGTTTGCGCTGAGTTTTTGGATGTTGCAGATGTTTTTTGAGCGCATTGCCAGTGTGCTCAAGCTCAATTACCAGATTTTTTATTTATTGCCTCCAATGGTGATGTTGTGCGGGTCGTATTGGTTGTTCCGGCGGCAGCATCGTTGAGCGGTTGTGTTGGTGAGTGGCGTGGTAATCGTTCTAGGCGGGTTCGACTTGCGCGGTCGTGCCAGGTGCGGCCATCAGGGTCCAACCATCCCCACCAGAATCCGCATCCAAGGGCAGCGAGCGACACGCTGGCGACAGCGTAGCGGCACCACAGCCTGCACCAGTCCGGCGGTGTGTGTCCGGTGGTGGCGACCACACGCAGTTGCCACGGACGCATGCCCAAGGTCTGGCCACCGTAGCGCCAACTGACGGTGGCATACAGGCCGGTTGTGCACCAGCAACATAGCCACAGTAGCCATTGCCAGGGACTGAATGGGGCAATGTTTTCATGTAGGCGATGGCCGGATAGGGTGTAAGCAAGGGTGAACAGGAGTGCGACCAGGAGCCAGAGTGCCAGTATGGGTAGTAAGTCGTAGCTGAGTGCCAGCAGGCGGCGGCCAATGAGCGGTGAAGTGCGGTGTGGGATGGACATGGTGGGTTTGCAGCATGGTTGAAGAACGGCAGTTTGAGGAGGTGTGTGGAGGGCAGAATGCCAGGTGGGGATGGATGCGATGCTGAAGCGTATCGCGGTCAGTCGTGGGAGGGCTGTAGGTTTATTTGCAGTGTATGGTGGGCGATGGGTTGCTTTGTGTTGTGTAAAGGGTCAGCGCAGGTCGGTTGCAGTGGCGGTTGGTCCGGTGATGTTTGCGGGATATTTATTTTTATCTTTTTGATTGGATGTGTTCTTCCCGCCGGGGGAAGGCGGGGCCGGCGGCATCTGTGTTGGTTTGGCTGAGGTTTTATGGGGAGTGCCAATACCAGGTGTTATCGCGTTGCATCGGTGTGCGAGGTGATGTTGTGGTGAGCAGGTTGCGCGCTTTTTTGTAGGTCGCTGTCAGAGGGTGCGGAGGTTAAGGGGCGACATCGTTACAATGTCTGCTTTACATTCTGTGGCTGTCTTATGTGCGGTATTGTCGGTGCTATTGCTGGCCGTGACGTGGTTCCTGTGTTGATTGAGGGCCTCAAGCGGTTGGAATATCGAGGGTATGATTCTTCCGGTATCGCGGTGCTTGAGAGCGGGTCAATCCGGCGGGTGCGTCGTACTGGGCGGGTTGCTGAAATGGCTGTCGCCGCAACGCAAGAGGGATTTACAGCATCGCTTGGTATCGGTCATACGCGTTGGGCAACGCATGGGGGAGTGACCGAGGCCAATGCGCATCCACATGTGAGCCACGGTGTTGTGTTGGTGCACAACGGGATCATTGAGAATTACGAGGTGCAGCGCGAGCGTCTGTCTGCCTTTGGCTATGTCTTCCAGTCGCAGACGGATACGGAAGTCATTGCGCATCTGATTCATTACTACATGCAGCAAGGTGGTGATCTTCTGGGGGCGTTGCAGTGTGCGGTCAAGGCGCTGACGGGGATCTATGCGTTGGCGGTGATGAGTCAGGCTGAACCAGGGCGTTTTGTCTGCGCTCGGATGGGGTGCCCGTTATTGATTGGTATAGGGGATGGTGAGAGTTTTGTTGCTTCTGACATCTCTGCGCTCATCCAAGCAACACGTCAGGTGATTTTTTTGGAGGATGGCGATACTGCGGAGATTCGCCGTGATGGAATCAGTATTTTCAATGCGGAACAGTGTCCAGTGGAACGTTCATTGCATCTGTCGAATGTGTCGCTGTCTTCGTTGGAATTGGGGGAGTTCCGTCATTTCATGCAGAAGGAGATTCATGAGCAACCTCGGGTGCTTGCCGATACGATGGAGGCGGCGATTGATGCGGCTGGATTTCCACCCATGTTGTTCGGTGCGCAGGCCGAGTCGGTGTTCCGTGGCATTACGGGTATCCAGATTTTGGCGTGTGGCACCAGTTACTACGCTGGTTTGACCGCGCGTTATTGGATTGAGGCGATTGCTGGTTTGCCATGTCAGGTGGAGATTGCTAGTGAGTACCGTTACCGTAAGGCGTATGTCAATCCACAGCATTTGGTGGTCACGATTTCCCAGTCTGGGGAGACGCTGGATACATTGGAGGCGTTGAAGTACGCCAAAGCATTAGGTCACCGTCATACGCTGTCGATTTGTAATGCTCCTGACAGTGCGATTCCGCGGATCAGTGAGTTGATTTGCTATACCCGTGCAGGCCCAGAGATTGGTGTGGCTTCGACGAAGGCATTCACCACTCAGCTGGTGGTGCTGTTCCAGTTGGCTGTGGCATTGGGGGTGTTGCGTGGGGCTGTTGATGCCGAGGGTGAAGCGGCGTATTTGGAGCAATTGCGCCAATTGCCTTGCAGCGTACAGCAAGCACTCAATCTGGAACCGCAGATTGCTGGGTGGGCGGAGTGTTTTTCGTCGCGTCATCATGCGTTGTTTCTTGGTCGCGGTTTGCATTATCCGATTGCGTTAGAAGGTGCGCTCAAACTGAAGGAAATCTCTTATATCCATGCTGAGGCATATCCGGCGGGTGAGTTGAAGCATGGGCCACTTGCGTTAGTGGATGCTGATATGCCGGTCGTGGTGATTGCACCGAACGATAGTCTGTTGGAAAAGGTGAAGTCCAATATGCAGGAAGTGCGCGCGCGCGGTGGGGAGCTGTTTGTGTTTGCTGATCAGGACAGTCACTTTAGTGAATCGGAAGGTTTGCATGTGATTCGTACGCTGCGCCACACGGGGGTATTGTCGCCGTTAGTACACACGATTCCTGTGCAGTTGTTGGCTTATCACACTGCGTTGGTACGTGGTACTGATGTGGATAAGCCACGTAATCTGGCGAAGAGTGTCACGGTGGAATAATCCTGGTTGGTTTTTATTGAACGCTCAAAAACGCGGAGATTCAGAGGTTCTTTGACCGTAACGGGTCACGACGCGCGGTATGACAGATGTTTATATTGGTTTGGATCAAACGAATAGCTCGCTGATGTCAGAAAGCGGAGTCAGCGTTACCCTAGTACGTTAGTCAGCGCTGATACCAGAGGTGTCGCCGGTTAAGAATCTGATCATCTAAGATGACGTGTTTCGTTAGTAATAGCGATGATTTAGAATTTTAAATGTTATTTTCACAAGGATTTGTTTATGAAAAACAGGAGTGTTGATGGGCTTCGAGGGATAGCGGCTTTTAATGTGGCTGTTTCGCATTTTGTGGCTGCTTTTTTGCCATCAATGCTTCATAAAAATTACCCGTCAATTTTTGCAAAAAATCATCATCCTAGTGGGTTGTTCGATGTTCTTACATCCCCAATGGTGAGCATTTTTTATAACGGACATTTTGCTGTTCTTATCTTCTTTGTGTTGTCTGGCTATGTGTTAACGATGCCATATTACAATCAAGATGAATCAAGCGGAGTTTTAAGTAAAAGACTGTGGGGGCGTTATCTTAGACTGAATATACCGATCTTTTTTGCCATTTCAATATCGTATGTTGTTTATGTATCGGGTCTTTATTTGAATGTGCATGCGGCGGATATGTCTGGGTCCACTGAATGGTTAAAGAATTTCTTTCCTAGTGGGATTTTGCTATCGGATGCTGTTAAAGAGTCTGTATTCCAATCTATTATTTTTGGGAATAGTGCTCTTATTCCTCCTCTTTGGACCTTGAAAATCGAGTTTATTGGCTCTTTGTATGTGTTGCTTTTTTATATTTCGAAGCCAAAACGTTACACTTTTTTATCAGCATTGATGGTTCTTCTGTTGATATATGTGATACACAGGCAGGATTCAATATACTTCTACGCTATTTTTCTTGGCTCTTTTTTGAATGAGCTAAAGAAGTCATCAAGATTGAGGGCGGTATTCTTTTTTATCGGTTTCTATTTTGGGGGCTTCCAGTTCGAAAATTCGATCTACAATTTTCTTCCTCGAGTTATGGTTGGTGATTTGGAGGTGTGGGATAAGAAGACGTTTTACAACTTGATCGGAGCTTGTTTTATTACAGCATCAGTTGTTCAAGGGTTTGGTGAAAAAATACTTCAATGGCGCATTACTCAATTTTTTGGTGGCATTTCTTTTTCTCTTTATTTGCTTCATTTTGTAATACTTTGTTCTCTTTCATCGTATGTGTATGTCAGTCTCTCTATGGGAAAGGCATCTTTGTTGGTTAATTTTGCTTGTTATGTGTTGGTGTGTGTTCTGGTGTCTTTTATTTTTGAGAAATACATAGATAAGCCGTCGATTAGTATTGCGCATAAGTTTTCTAAGAAGATATTTAGTAAGCAGGTGTAATGTTTGTTGTTATCTTATTTTTTTGATGACCGTTTGAGAGTGTGTGGAAGCAATGGTGTTTTCTTTGCTTTCTGAGTGTTCTGTAATTGGGGCGGGGTAAGGTTTTACACAAAGCGGGGGATCTCTCGAATGTGATGGACCAATTGCTATTTTGTGTCTTTGTCAGCATGTGAGTCGTGATTAGAGGAGGAGGTGCTGCTGCGGTGCCGGTGTTAGTGTGAGCACGCTATTGTGCGTAGGGGGCATGGGATTGCCCGCTGATGGCTGGCAACAGCAGGCATTCAAATGCGGTTGGTTTTGGGGTTACTCGCCTAATGCGTGTGCGATGAAGGGGGGCGGGACGAGTACACCATGATGCAGGTGTGCGTTGTAGTACAGGGTGTCGAAGGGTTTGGTTTGGGCGTCGGTTTGGCGAAATGCAAAGTTCGCGTTGGGTTGTTTGCTGGATAGGGTGACGCTCCACCAGCCGGTGGGATAGCAAGGTTGTGGAAACGGTAGTGTCTTGAATGCTTTGAAGCCGGCTTTGCTCATTTCATGGCGCATTTCTTTGATGAGTTCTAGTAGTGCCAATGGTGATTCTGATTGTTGTATGAGTAATCCATCATTTTTTAGGGCGCGGAAACAGCTTTCGTAGAAGGTTCTGTTGAATAAGCCTTTGGCTGGTCCGACAGGGTCGGTTGAGTCGACGATAATCACATCCACGCTGTTGGTTGGGCAATCGGCCATATAAGCCACGCCGTCGCTGAACAGCAGTGTGGCGCGTGGGTCGTTGTTGGAGGTGCATAGTTCAGGGAAATGTTTTTCCGCCATGCGTGTGACTTGTTCATCAATATCGCATTGGGTGACTTGTTCTATGTCTGGGTGTTTGAGGACTTCGCGCAGTGTCCCGCAGTCGCCGCCGCCGATAATCACCACGCACTTTGGGGCGGTGTGGGTGAATAGTGCTGGATGGCTGATCATTTCGTGATAGAGGAAATTGTCTCTACTGGTGAGCATTAATGCGCCGTCGATCACCATGAGTTTGCCCCAGTCGGTGCTGTTGTAGATTTCGATTTTCTGGAATGGTGATTGCACTTCATCTAGTTTGCCAGTGACGCGGAAGCCGATCGCTGAGCCGGTTGTTTGGAAATGTTCGGTGAACCAGGTGTCGTTGGTGGTCATGTGGAGAATCTTTGGCTGGTAGGTGGCCTGTTCCGGTGTGGAGCAAGGTGCTGCGGGAAGGTGTCAACGTGGCCGTGATCTGTTTGGGATGGGATGTAGTCACGGGGGATGTGATGTGCTGTTTTGTGGTGGATGTGGCTGTGTGATGTGCATTCTAACGGTCGCTGGTATCCAAGGCTTGTAGAATGCGGCTCCTTTGGCTTTATTGAAGATTTTTATCCATGACCTGGTCTCAAGATCTGGCCCACAAGACGTATTCGATCCGGCATTGGGCTGATGGGTATTTCGAGGTGAACGATGCTGGGCACATGGTGGTGATGCCGCTCGGTGGGGATGGTGTGCGGATCTCGCTCCCAGAGGTTGTGGATGCTGCGCGTGCTGCAGGTGCCAAGTTACCGCTGCTGCTGCGTTTCCCTGATATTTTGGGGCATCGTCTGGGTAAATTGCAGGCGGCGTTCGCTCAGGCACAGTCCGAGTGGGAGTATGCAGGTGGTTACACTGCGGTTTACCCGATTAAGGTCAATCAGCATCGCGGTGTGGCGGGTGTTCTGGCGAGTCACCAGGGGGATGGTTTCGGTTTGGAAGCCGGCAGCAAACCGGAATTGATGGCGGTGTTGGCGTTATCGCGTCCGGGTGGGTTGATTGTTTGTAATGGGTATAAGGATCGGGAGTACATCCGTCTTGCGTTGATCGGACGCAAGCTTGGTTTGAAGACTTTTATTGTGATTGAGAAGCCGTCTGAATTGAGAATGGTGCTTGAGGAGGCGAAAACGCTCGATGTATTGCCTGGTTTGGGCGTCCGGGTGCGTTTGGCGTCGTTGGGTGCCGGGAAATGGCAGAACAGCGGTGGCGATAAGGCAAAGTTCGGTTTGTCGCCGCGTCAAGTGTTGGATGTATGGAAGGTGTTGCGTGGTACTGAGTATGCAGATTGTTTAAATGTGATGCATTTTCATATGGGGTCGCAGATCTCCAATGTGCGTGATATCGCTAAGGGGATGCGTGAGGCGACCCGTTACTTTGTCGAGCTTTCGCGCTTGGGTGCGAAGATCACGCATGTGGATGTTGGTGGTGGTCTTGGCATTGATTACGAGGGCACGCGTTCGCGTAGTGACTGTTCGATCAATTATGGTCTGCAGGCGTATGCCAGTCATATCGTGCAGCCGCTGGCGAGTGCGTGTGAGGATTATGATTTGGTGCCGCCACGCATTGTCACGGAGTGTGGTCGTGCAATGACGGCGCATCATGCGGTGCTGATCGCTAATGTGACCGAGGTCGAAGCGGTGCCGGAGGGTCGGGTGCCAGGGGTGTGTGATGATGAGCCTGCGGTGGTTCGCCACATGCGCGAGATTTACGGGGAGTTGGATGCGCGTCCGGCAATAGAGTTGTTTTATGAAGCACAGCACTTTCATGCTGAGGGATTGGCGGCTTACACCCTCGGGCAGATTGATTTGGTGCATCGCGCACGTATTGATGATTTGTTTTATGCGATTTCGCATGGGGTGCGGGAGCGTCTCAGTCACGAGGAGAAGAGTCACCGTCCGGTGTTGGATGAGCTGAATGAGCGCTTGGTTGATAAATATTTTGTCAATTTCAGTGTGTTTGAGTCGATTCCGGATGTGTGGGCTATCAATCAAATTTTTCCGATTGTCCCCATTGAGCGTTTGAACGAGGTACCGACCCGACGTGGTGTGGTCTGTGATTTGACCTGCGATTCAGATGGTACGGTCAAGCAGTATGTGGAAAACGAGAGTCTGGACAGTGCGTTGCCTCTGCATGTGTTGCGTCATGGCGAGGCTTACAGGATTGGCTTTTTCCTTGTGGGTGCTTATCAGGAAATCCTTGGCGATATCCATAATTTGTTTGGCGATACCGATGCGGTTGAGGTTGCAGTCGACGGCAGGGGGTATCGTATTGCGCAGCAGCGTTGCGGTGATACGACCGATGTGATGTTGGACTATGTCGGTTATGCGCTTGATGAGGTGCGCAGGGTTTATGCGCAACGTATTGCGGCGGCGGGGATGTCTGCTGCGGAGTCCAAGGCATTGAGCGATATGTTGGAAGCCGGTCTGACGGGTTATCCCTATTTGTCAGATGTGCCGCTGGAGTGAGTGGGAAGTGTGTGGGGCGGGGTGATCAATTGTGATTGCTGTTGTCGTGCGACTTGGAAGCCAGCGA encodes:
- the lptG gene encoding LPS export ABC transporter permease LptG, with amino-acid sequence MFVCPRWLLDAVAAEKPMKLFPCLHDRYVARAVVATVLLTWLVLLGLDVVNGFASEVRDIGKGSYSFGHAIAYIAYTVPRRAYTLFPTAAVIGMLLGLGQLAATSELTALRALGVSRTRLSLSVMMMIGMGTGLMVLTGETLGPWAQAQADILKASAKYKSDMTGARYSGFWAREGEVFLNARSGEEKRLDSGGIMLILHDVRLYQLAADGRLQSMTRAARVEHHQDVWILQQVQRDTFSERGVQRETFDSLPWRSRLDPAVLAAGLAKPRNLSAHELVQSIEYRRRNHLDARDFEGQYWSRWFYPVNVLALCLAAIPFSFGLLRSGGMGKRTFLGILFALSFWMLQMFFERIASVLKLNYQIFYLLPPMVMLCGSYWLFRRQHR
- the glmS gene encoding glutamine--fructose-6-phosphate transaminase (isomerizing), coding for MCGIVGAIAGRDVVPVLIEGLKRLEYRGYDSSGIAVLESGSIRRVRRTGRVAEMAVAATQEGFTASLGIGHTRWATHGGVTEANAHPHVSHGVVLVHNGIIENYEVQRERLSAFGYVFQSQTDTEVIAHLIHYYMQQGGDLLGALQCAVKALTGIYALAVMSQAEPGRFVCARMGCPLLIGIGDGESFVASDISALIQATRQVIFLEDGDTAEIRRDGISIFNAEQCPVERSLHLSNVSLSSLELGEFRHFMQKEIHEQPRVLADTMEAAIDAAGFPPMLFGAQAESVFRGITGIQILACGTSYYAGLTARYWIEAIAGLPCQVEIASEYRYRKAYVNPQHLVVTISQSGETLDTLEALKYAKALGHRHTLSICNAPDSAIPRISELICYTRAGPEIGVASTKAFTTQLVVLFQLAVALGVLRGAVDAEGEAAYLEQLRQLPCSVQQALNLEPQIAGWAECFSSRHHALFLGRGLHYPIALEGALKLKEISYIHAEAYPAGELKHGPLALVDADMPVVVIAPNDSLLEKVKSNMQEVRARGGELFVFADQDSHFSESEGLHVIRTLRHTGVLSPLVHTIPVQLLAYHTALVRGTDVDKPRNLAKSVTVE
- a CDS encoding acyltransferase family protein, encoding MKNRSVDGLRGIAAFNVAVSHFVAAFLPSMLHKNYPSIFAKNHHPSGLFDVLTSPMVSIFYNGHFAVLIFFVLSGYVLTMPYYNQDESSGVLSKRLWGRYLRLNIPIFFAISISYVVYVSGLYLNVHAADMSGSTEWLKNFFPSGILLSDAVKESVFQSIIFGNSALIPPLWTLKIEFIGSLYVLLFYISKPKRYTFLSALMVLLLIYVIHRQDSIYFYAIFLGSFLNELKKSSRLRAVFFFIGFYFGGFQFENSIYNFLPRVMVGDLEVWDKKTFYNLIGACFITASVVQGFGEKILQWRITQFFGGISFSLYLLHFVILCSLSSYVYVSLSMGKASLLVNFACYVLVCVLVSFIFEKYIDKPSISIAHKFSKKIFSKQV
- the speE gene encoding polyamine aminopropyltransferase, which gives rise to MTTNDTWFTEHFQTTGSAIGFRVTGKLDEVQSPFQKIEIYNSTDWGKLMVIDGALMLTSRDNFLYHEMISHPALFTHTAPKCVVIIGGGDCGTLREVLKHPDIEQVTQCDIDEQVTRMAEKHFPELCTSNNDPRATLLFSDGVAYMADCPTNSVDVIIVDSTDPVGPAKGLFNRTFYESCFRALKNDGLLIQQSESPLALLELIKEMRHEMSKAGFKAFKTLPFPQPCYPTGWWSVTLSSKQPNANFAFRQTDAQTKPFDTLYYNAHLHHGVLVPPPFIAHALGE
- the speA gene encoding arginine decarboxylase: MTWSQDLAHKTYSIRHWADGYFEVNDAGHMVVMPLGGDGVRISLPEVVDAARAAGAKLPLLLRFPDILGHRLGKLQAAFAQAQSEWEYAGGYTAVYPIKVNQHRGVAGVLASHQGDGFGLEAGSKPELMAVLALSRPGGLIVCNGYKDREYIRLALIGRKLGLKTFIVIEKPSELRMVLEEAKTLDVLPGLGVRVRLASLGAGKWQNSGGDKAKFGLSPRQVLDVWKVLRGTEYADCLNVMHFHMGSQISNVRDIAKGMREATRYFVELSRLGAKITHVDVGGGLGIDYEGTRSRSDCSINYGLQAYASHIVQPLASACEDYDLVPPRIVTECGRAMTAHHAVLIANVTEVEAVPEGRVPGVCDDEPAVVRHMREIYGELDARPAIELFYEAQHFHAEGLAAYTLGQIDLVHRARIDDLFYAISHGVRERLSHEEKSHRPVLDELNERLVDKYFVNFSVFESIPDVWAINQIFPIVPIERLNEVPTRRGVVCDLTCDSDGTVKQYVENESLDSALPLHVLRHGEAYRIGFFLVGAYQEILGDIHNLFGDTDAVEVAVDGRGYRIAQQRCGDTTDVMLDYVGYALDEVRRVYAQRIAAAGMSAAESKALSDMLEAGLTGYPYLSDVPLE